The following nucleotide sequence is from Nitrospiria bacterium.
GCGATTTACGAGAATCTTTATCAGTCAACAACCCTTTTGAAGTAGAGAGAACCGCAACACCCACCCCTCGCCTTACCCAGGGGATTTGTTCCTTCCCAACGTAATGTCGAAGTCCAGGGCGGCTCACCCGTCTTAAACCACTGATGACCTGTTGCTGTTCTTGGCCGATATATTTTAATTGTATTTGTATATTTTCAAAACCACTTTTCTGAGTTTTTTTCACCCCTCGAACATATCCTTCTTTTTCAAGGATTTTTGCAAGTCCAAATTTTAATTTTGAAAAAGGAATATCCACTGCCTCATGCCGACGAAGGTTGGCATTTCGAATCCTCGTCAACATATCCGCAATGGGATC
It contains:
- the rpsH gene encoding 30S ribosomal protein S8, with the translated sequence MSMTDPIADMLTRIRNANLRRHEAVDIPFSKLKFGLAKILEKEGYVRGVKKTQKSGFENIQIQLKYIGQEQQQVISGLRRVSRPGLRHYVGKEQIPWVRRGVGVAVLSTSKGLLTDKDSRKSQIGGEVLCHIW